One Acinetobacter colistiniresistens DNA segment encodes these proteins:
- a CDS encoding SPFH domain-containing protein, with product MSVGTIVVLAFLAFIGVTIFKGVRIVPQGYKWIVQRLGKYHTTLSPGLNFVIPYVDEVAYKITTKDIVLDIPSQEVITRDNAVLVMNAVAYINLTTPEKAVYGIENYTWAIQNLVQTSLRSIVGEMDLDDALSSRDHIKAKLKAAISDDISDWGITLKTVEIQDIQPSHTMQAAMEAQAAAERQRRATVTKADGEKQAAILEADGRLEASRRDAEAQVVLAESSQRAIEMVTTAVGDKEIPVAYLLGEQYVKAMQDLSKSSNAKTVVLPADVLNAIRGIMGKH from the coding sequence ATGTCTGTCGGTACGATTGTTGTTTTAGCTTTTTTAGCTTTTATCGGTGTTACTATTTTTAAAGGGGTTCGTATTGTTCCCCAAGGTTATAAATGGATTGTACAACGTTTAGGTAAATACCATACTACGTTGAGTCCTGGTCTAAACTTTGTCATTCCTTATGTTGACGAGGTGGCTTATAAAATTACCACCAAAGATATTGTTTTGGATATTCCTTCGCAAGAAGTGATTACCCGTGATAATGCCGTGTTGGTAATGAATGCCGTAGCATATATCAATCTCACCACACCAGAAAAGGCGGTGTACGGAATTGAAAACTATACTTGGGCCATCCAAAATCTGGTTCAAACTTCATTGCGTTCAATTGTAGGTGAAATGGATTTGGATGATGCACTTTCTTCTCGCGATCATATTAAAGCGAAACTGAAAGCAGCGATTTCTGATGATATTTCAGATTGGGGCATCACCTTGAAAACGGTTGAAATCCAAGATATTCAACCTTCACACACCATGCAAGCTGCGATGGAAGCTCAAGCAGCAGCTGAACGTCAACGTCGTGCGACGGTGACCAAAGCTGATGGTGAAAAGCAGGCCGCAATTCTAGAAGCGGATGGTCGTTTAGAAGCATCTCGTCGCGATGCAGAGGCACAAGTGGTTCTTGCTGAATCATCACAACGTGCCATTGAAATGGTCACCACTGCTGTAGGCGATAAAGAAATTCCTGTGGCTTACTTACTCGGTGAGCAATATGTGAAAGCGATGCAGGATCTTTCTAAATCAAGTAACGCAAAAACTGTGGTGCTTCCAGCCGATGTGCTGAATGCCATTCGTGGAATTATGGGTAAACACTAA
- a CDS encoding DNA-binding response regulator PmrA, with translation MTKILMIEDDFMIAESTLTLLRYHQFDVEWVNNGVDGLALLTKQSFDLVLLDLGLPLMDGMQILKQIRQRSSLPVLIISARDQLQNRVDGLNQGADDYLIKPYEFDELLARINALLRRGSNEAAQLKSQSQLLKSGELILDVEQHLATFKGQQIELSNREWAILIPMVSHPNKIFSKANLEDKLYDFDSEVTSNTIEVYVHHLRAKLGKDFIRTIRGLGYRLGQS, from the coding sequence ATGACCAAGATCTTGATGATAGAAGATGATTTTATGATTGCAGAGTCGACATTGACTTTATTGAGATACCATCAATTCGACGTAGAGTGGGTCAATAACGGGGTGGATGGATTGGCTTTACTCACCAAGCAATCCTTTGATTTAGTATTATTGGATTTGGGTTTGCCTTTAATGGATGGGATGCAAATCCTCAAACAGATCCGTCAGCGTAGTTCATTGCCTGTTCTAATCATTTCTGCAAGAGATCAGTTGCAGAATCGTGTCGATGGGCTGAATCAGGGGGCAGATGATTATCTTATTAAACCTTATGAGTTTGATGAGTTGTTGGCCCGCATTAATGCTTTACTACGTCGTGGCAGTAATGAAGCAGCCCAGCTTAAGAGCCAATCTCAGTTACTTAAAAGCGGCGAACTCATACTGGATGTAGAGCAACATTTGGCGACCTTTAAAGGGCAACAAATTGAATTGTCAAATAGGGAGTGGGCGATCCTGATCCCGATGGTTTCACATCCAAACAAAATTTTTTCTAAAGCCAATTTAGAAGATAAGCTGTATGATTTTGATAGTGAAGTGACCAGCAATACCATTGAAGTCTATGTGCATCATTTGCGTGCCAAATTAGGTAAAGACTTTATTCGTACCATCCGTGGTTTAGGTTATCGTCTAGGACAATCTTAA
- a CDS encoding MFS transporter, which translates to MLNLRQVYILLFSLYWAQGLPVGFMTHALPVILRAQGVSLAHIGGFGLLMLPWSIKIFWAAYVDRSAISRLGHYRSWILPTQLASVLILIVLSFFPIQALNQPYYLLIFFALLFLMNLTGATQDIATDGLAVNLLKSDQQHWGNTFQVIGSRLGFIVGGGAVLWCLDWLEWQKTFLALAALVLLNTLPVLFYREPQHMSKGVANIADSVSLVQAIKAYLAYFQSSSELKAWLLVLISFKVADGLAGPLLKPLMVDMGLNFTQIGVFITMFGAVAALLGAAIAGLLLKYFSRTQSLIVFSLLKILSLGAYTILAHAYEAGHEISPIWLYVVNAVEDACSAMLLVVMLTLVMQYSRKQFAGTDFTFQVSIMATVSGFLYLWSGVVADWLGYFHYLIVICMIAVLCLWPIIYWKNYVR; encoded by the coding sequence ATGCTTAATCTTCGTCAGGTTTACATTTTATTGTTTTCCTTATACTGGGCGCAGGGCTTACCTGTAGGTTTTATGACCCATGCGCTGCCTGTGATTTTAAGGGCACAGGGGGTGTCCTTGGCGCACATTGGTGGTTTTGGCTTATTGATGTTGCCTTGGTCGATTAAAATTTTTTGGGCGGCTTATGTGGATCGGTCTGCCATCTCAAGATTAGGCCACTACCGCAGTTGGATTCTTCCTACTCAACTTGCGAGTGTACTGATTCTGATTGTCTTGTCATTTTTCCCGATTCAGGCTTTAAACCAACCCTATTATTTGCTGATTTTTTTTGCACTCCTGTTCCTTATGAATTTAACTGGCGCAACGCAGGATATAGCGACAGATGGTCTGGCAGTCAATTTACTGAAAAGTGATCAACAACACTGGGGCAACACCTTTCAAGTGATCGGATCTCGTTTAGGTTTTATTGTAGGCGGAGGGGCAGTACTTTGGTGTCTTGATTGGCTGGAGTGGCAAAAGACCTTTCTGGCTTTGGCAGCACTGGTCTTGCTCAATACGCTGCCTGTTTTGTTTTATCGTGAACCGCAACACATGAGTAAAGGGGTAGCTAATATCGCTGATAGCGTTTCTTTAGTACAGGCGATCAAAGCTTATCTCGCTTATTTTCAGTCTTCTTCAGAACTAAAAGCATGGTTGCTGGTATTAATTAGTTTTAAAGTGGCTGATGGTTTAGCAGGACCTTTGTTAAAACCTTTAATGGTGGATATGGGCTTGAATTTCACCCAGATTGGGGTGTTTATTACCATGTTTGGTGCAGTTGCTGCATTGTTAGGAGCTGCCATTGCAGGCTTATTATTGAAGTATTTTTCCAGAACGCAAAGTTTGATTGTTTTTTCGCTGCTTAAGATCTTGAGTTTGGGGGCTTATACTATTTTGGCTCATGCTTACGAAGCTGGGCATGAAATTTCTCCAATCTGGCTTTATGTGGTCAATGCGGTTGAAGATGCCTGCTCTGCCATGCTGTTAGTGGTGATGTTAACCTTGGTTATGCAATACAGTCGTAAACAATTTGCTGGCACAGATTTTACCTTTCAAGTCTCGATTATGGCGACTGTGAGTGGCTTTCTTTATTTATGGAGTGGAGTCGTTGCGGATTGGCTCGGATATTTTCATTATTTGATTGTCATCTGCATGATTGCTGTGCTTTGTTTGTGGCCAATTATTTACTGGAAAAATTATGTAAGATGA
- a CDS encoding patatin-like phospholipase family protein — protein sequence MKIARLSCLAILGFALLGCDQTAKKAPSTMAIKAREPVIALALGGGGAKGFAHIGVIKVLESHGIKAKIVTGTSAGSFVGSIYASGQTPYQMQNLALKLQESDLRDLTLNSQGIILGQKLQNYVNTQVGNKPIEQFPIRFAAVATRLDSGKKAEFIKGNAGQAVRASCSIPNVFVPAVIGNTKYVDGGLVSPIPVKTAKDMGADIVIAVDISARPVGGKPLSMWGLLDQTINIMGQQSINEELNQATVVIQPKVGHLGALDLKSSNEAILEGEKAAQAKITAIQNAITTFKNSPAALKPAPKSKF from the coding sequence ATGAAAATTGCTCGACTGTCTTGCTTGGCTATTCTTGGCTTCGCATTATTGGGTTGTGATCAAACCGCAAAGAAAGCCCCCTCTACGATGGCGATTAAAGCACGTGAACCAGTAATCGCACTTGCACTCGGTGGTGGAGGTGCTAAAGGTTTCGCCCATATCGGTGTCATTAAAGTACTAGAGTCACATGGGATTAAAGCAAAAATTGTTACAGGGACCAGTGCTGGTAGTTTTGTGGGTAGTATTTATGCCAGTGGGCAGACACCTTATCAAATGCAAAATCTCGCCCTGAAATTACAAGAATCGGATTTGCGTGACTTAACCTTAAATAGTCAGGGTATTATTCTGGGGCAGAAACTTCAGAATTACGTCAACACGCAGGTTGGCAATAAACCGATTGAACAGTTCCCAATCCGTTTTGCCGCAGTTGCAACACGTTTAGACAGCGGTAAAAAAGCAGAATTTATTAAAGGTAATGCAGGTCAGGCAGTACGTGCCTCATGCAGTATCCCTAATGTCTTTGTTCCTGCTGTCATTGGCAACACCAAATATGTAGATGGTGGCTTGGTCAGTCCAATCCCTGTTAAAACTGCAAAAGATATGGGTGCGGATATTGTGATTGCCGTCGATATTTCTGCTCGTCCAGTTGGAGGTAAGCCTTTAAGCATGTGGGGCTTATTAGACCAAACTATTAATATTATGGGTCAACAAAGTATTAATGAAGAGCTCAATCAAGCCACTGTGGTGATTCAACCTAAAGTTGGCCATCTTGGCGCATTAGACCTTAAGTCTAGTAATGAAGCTATTTTAGAAGGTGAAAAAGCAGCTCAAGCCAAGATCACAGCAATCCAAAATGCGATCACAACGTTTAAAAATTCTCCTGCTGCACTGAAACCAGCTCCAAAATCTAAATTCTAA
- a CDS encoding lysophospholipid acyltransferase family protein yields the protein MSQDFPDLPPLVPQRGSLYSRTLCKKIFLSQGWTVVGEIPNLPKAVAIISPHTSNIDGWYGFLAIGGLGLKITVLGKDSLFKPPLKPLLNWAGLIPVHRDSAHGLTEQVVASIRQHDKIWIGMAPEGTRKKAKKMKSGFYHIAHAAGIPIVMFAFDYDHKTIYCLGAFIPTGHYQQDLEQIMQCYVGHFSPKNPHWLAAPLQKLVKKN from the coding sequence ATGTCGCAGGATTTTCCAGATCTACCCCCGTTAGTACCACAACGTGGATCGCTTTATAGTCGTACGTTATGTAAGAAAATTTTTTTAAGCCAAGGCTGGACTGTTGTCGGGGAAATTCCCAATCTTCCCAAGGCTGTTGCGATTATTTCTCCACACACCTCCAATATTGACGGCTGGTATGGCTTTCTCGCTATCGGCGGACTAGGCTTAAAAATTACTGTACTGGGTAAAGACAGCTTATTTAAGCCACCATTGAAGCCACTGTTAAACTGGGCAGGACTCATTCCTGTACATCGAGATAGTGCGCATGGCCTCACCGAGCAAGTGGTTGCCAGCATTCGCCAACACGATAAAATCTGGATTGGAATGGCACCTGAAGGTACGCGTAAAAAAGCCAAAAAAATGAAAAGCGGTTTTTACCATATCGCCCATGCAGCAGGTATTCCGATTGTAATGTTCGCCTTTGATTATGACCATAAAACCATTTATTGTTTAGGTGCCTTTATTCCAACGGGACACTATCAACAGGATCTTGAACAGATCATGCAATGTTATGTAGGTCACTTCTCTCCCAAGAACCCACATTGGCTGGCAGCTCCCTTACAAAAACTTGTGAAAAAAAACTAG
- a CDS encoding MmcQ/YjbR family DNA-binding protein, which produces MNDEQLEQLALEYGQQLAFSIQSQPFGPDCEVFKICDKVFMLIGAYSGKLLVTIKCKPEKSLEYLELYPSISAGYHMNKKHWISIGSGREITADLLQDLIQDSYDLVVAKLPVKDRKLIQTV; this is translated from the coding sequence ATGAATGATGAACAATTAGAACAACTTGCACTTGAATATGGACAGCAACTGGCTTTTTCCATTCAGTCACAGCCTTTTGGCCCAGATTGTGAGGTATTCAAGATCTGCGATAAGGTGTTTATGTTAATTGGGGCTTATTCGGGCAAGTTGCTGGTGACGATTAAATGTAAGCCTGAGAAAAGTCTGGAATATCTGGAGTTATATCCTTCGATTTCAGCAGGCTACCATATGAATAAGAAACATTGGATCTCAATTGGCAGTGGTCGTGAAATTACAGCTGATTTACTGCAAGACTTGATTCAAGATTCCTATGATCTGGTGGTGGCAAAACTTCCTGTCAAAGATCGAAAGCTGATCCAGACAGTATAA
- a CDS encoding NfeD family protein, producing MEFVVEPWHWFVLGILLILSELILPAFAALWFGIAAVMVCILLWLFPMMGFTTQVITWGILSILCTILWFKFIKPLSIDKTKAGLPREATIGQVGMVIQTGLEHGQLIVRFSMPVLGSDEWHCRCSVPVQVGDRVRVVDILGNDLVVQPHTS from the coding sequence ATGGAATTTGTAGTTGAACCTTGGCACTGGTTTGTATTAGGGATTTTACTGATTCTTTCAGAATTGATTTTGCCTGCTTTTGCTGCATTATGGTTTGGTATAGCAGCAGTTATGGTTTGTATTTTACTGTGGCTTTTCCCCATGATGGGCTTTACCACCCAAGTAATCACTTGGGGTATTTTATCTATTTTATGCACGATTCTTTGGTTCAAGTTTATTAAACCACTGTCTATTGACAAAACCAAAGCTGGGCTCCCTCGCGAAGCAACCATTGGTCAGGTTGGTATGGTTATCCAGACCGGACTTGAACATGGGCAACTGATTGTACGCTTCTCAATGCCTGTTTTAGGTTCTGATGAATGGCATTGCCGCTGTTCTGTTCCAGTACAAGTGGGTGATCGCGTTCGCGTGGTTGATATTTTGGGTAATGATTTGGTCGTTCAACCTCATACGTCATAA
- a CDS encoding ATP-binding protein, whose translation MKTAKHYSLKKRLIWGTSIFSVVLGCFLILAAYRISLHEVDEILDTQMQYMAERSISQPILPVSSRVELHRTYHEEDLLIDIWAYKDQSHLWHQTQLLIPPVKQAGFYTQDTPQGKWRVYVVPLQDYQVQVSQQEQVRHAFAWELAGSMFVPYILLLPIAIFVLAFIIRLSLKPLEDFKTELTQRDSDGLAPIDSQNYPQELLPTIEEMNRLFERIQHAQTEQKQFIADAAHELRTPVTALNLQTRILISQLPEHESLQNLSKGLARIQHLVTQLLALAKQDVALSLIEPNTNFRLNDVALNCVEQLVNLAMQKEIDLGFERNDPIEMQSLESTVHSIIFNLIDNAIKYTPNQGVINISVYSDADDFAYIQIEDSGTGIDPEQYDKVLKRFYRVHHHLEVGSGLGLSIVDKATQRLGGILTLSRSIELGGLSVLVKLPKKLAHHDYSH comes from the coding sequence ATGAAAACAGCAAAGCATTATTCACTTAAGAAAAGGTTGATTTGGGGTACTTCCATTTTTAGTGTGGTGCTCGGCTGTTTTTTAATTTTAGCAGCGTATCGGATTTCATTACACGAAGTTGATGAGATTCTGGATACTCAAATGCAATACATGGCAGAGCGATCAATTTCGCAACCGATTCTGCCTGTTTCAAGTCGGGTTGAATTGCATCGAACATATCATGAAGAAGATTTGTTGATTGATATATGGGCCTATAAAGATCAAAGTCATTTATGGCACCAAACGCAATTATTGATTCCTCCAGTGAAACAAGCTGGTTTTTATACGCAGGACACACCACAGGGCAAATGGCGTGTGTATGTTGTGCCTTTGCAGGACTATCAGGTTCAAGTCAGTCAGCAGGAACAGGTACGTCATGCTTTTGCATGGGAGTTAGCTGGCAGCATGTTTGTTCCTTATATCTTGCTGCTGCCAATTGCTATTTTTGTTCTCGCTTTCATTATTCGCTTGAGTTTAAAGCCTTTAGAAGATTTTAAAACAGAGCTGACCCAACGTGACTCAGATGGATTGGCACCCATAGACAGCCAAAATTATCCGCAAGAGTTGTTGCCGACCATTGAAGAAATGAACCGTCTATTTGAGCGCATTCAGCATGCTCAAACCGAACAAAAACAATTTATTGCCGATGCTGCCCATGAGCTCAGAACACCTGTCACAGCATTAAATTTACAAACCCGGATCTTGATCAGTCAGTTGCCTGAACATGAATCTTTGCAAAATCTCAGTAAAGGACTAGCCCGTATTCAACATTTGGTCACTCAATTGTTAGCGTTGGCAAAGCAGGATGTTGCACTTAGTTTAATTGAACCAAATACTAATTTTCGTTTGAATGATGTGGCATTAAATTGTGTTGAGCAATTGGTGAATTTAGCCATGCAAAAAGAGATTGATTTGGGATTTGAGCGTAATGATCCTATTGAAATGCAAAGTCTTGAATCAACAGTTCATTCGATTATTTTCAATTTGATTGATAATGCAATTAAATATACCCCGAATCAGGGAGTTATTAATATCTCGGTGTACAGTGATGCGGATGATTTTGCCTATATCCAGATCGAAGACAGTGGGACAGGCATTGATCCTGAGCAATATGATAAGGTACTGAAACGCTTTTATCGTGTACATCATCATTTAGAAGTCGGGAGTGGACTTGGTTTATCGATAGTCGATAAGGCAACGCAACGTTTAGGTGGTATTTTGACTTTGTCTCGCAGTATCGAATTAGGAGGGTTGAGTGTATTGGTCAAACTCCCGAAAAAACTAGCCCATCACGACTATAGTCATTAA
- a CDS encoding phosphatase PAP2 family protein has product MILKTPFFALTSFLLMLSFFILFFVFPVGGIIDLHLIQPWVSLQGTFPYKDDWFLDKLNHSYVKNLLIAVYLIFFFLWCASFKVEKLKAKRWEYGYMFWVSILCTAVVGFFKSHSAHACPWYMTHETATGFIWDFSATAGHCFPGGHASTGFALVTGYFVYRLSHQGRAWFYLFAGMVIGFAMGWAQMMRGAHFLSHNLWTAWFCIAVNLVIYAITYKRHQQAANHKAVPITTVDVVK; this is encoded by the coding sequence ATGATTCTGAAAACACCTTTTTTTGCACTAACCAGCTTTCTCTTAATGCTTAGCTTTTTCATCTTATTCTTCGTGTTTCCAGTCGGTGGCATAATTGATTTACATCTGATTCAACCTTGGGTCAGTTTACAAGGGACATTCCCTTACAAAGATGACTGGTTTCTAGATAAACTCAACCATAGCTATGTCAAAAACCTACTCATAGCAGTGTATCTGATCTTTTTCTTTTTATGGTGTGCCTCATTTAAAGTTGAAAAACTCAAAGCAAAGCGCTGGGAATACGGTTATATGTTTTGGGTGAGCATCCTGTGTACCGCTGTGGTTGGATTCTTCAAATCACATTCGGCTCATGCCTGTCCTTGGTATATGACCCATGAAACAGCAACAGGCTTTATCTGGGATTTTTCAGCAACGGCAGGACACTGCTTTCCAGGTGGACATGCCAGTACAGGGTTTGCCTTGGTCACAGGCTATTTTGTTTATCGTTTAAGTCATCAGGGACGTGCATGGTTCTATCTTTTTGCTGGAATGGTTATTGGTTTTGCCATGGGCTGGGCGCAAATGATGCGCGGTGCTCATTTTCTTAGTCATAACTTGTGGACGGCATGGTTCTGTATTGCGGTGAATCTTGTTATATATGCAATCACCTATAAACGTCATCAACAAGCTGCAAATCATAAGGCAGTACCGATAACAACAGTTGATGTGGTAAAGTGA
- a CDS encoding porin encodes MKIKIVTAAVLSLLATTTFAAPTLYGEIDASVDYLPEKNATKSNKDVWEISSNSSFIGIKGDEKLTERLSAVYAIEWGFSADGDSSDWTQRNRFVGLKDSQLGTLKIGKHDTPVKQLSSVVDTFNNYVANKADITGIFTGENRIDNAVIYESPAVQLLDGAFKFNALLATGESSGIKQTSGGAKVAGGGLGDAWSATVTYENPLLVAGIGYDKAIPSTFLGRGFLNAAEPAISGGSLFAAANTVRAIGRVNPVEGLALKALYQTSKVDAVAGNASGSENIDDAQGWLLGAEYNIPQAKNWTVKGQYSQNDTSFKTNTADFKAKQVIAGADYAFNKQVRTYGYAGYLTLEQASKKDKQPVAGLGLEFKF; translated from the coding sequence ATGAAAATCAAAATTGTAACAGCAGCAGTGCTCAGTTTACTTGCAACAACCACATTTGCAGCGCCAACACTGTATGGTGAAATCGATGCCAGCGTTGATTATTTACCAGAAAAAAATGCGACTAAATCAAATAAAGATGTTTGGGAAATTAGTTCAAACAGTTCATTTATAGGAATTAAAGGTGATGAAAAACTCACTGAGCGTTTAAGTGCAGTCTATGCAATCGAGTGGGGGTTTAGTGCGGATGGCGATAGCAGTGACTGGACACAGCGTAATCGTTTTGTCGGTTTAAAAGATTCCCAATTAGGTACTTTAAAAATTGGTAAGCATGATACGCCAGTTAAACAGTTATCGAGTGTCGTTGATACCTTCAATAACTATGTCGCAAACAAGGCGGATATCACGGGTATTTTCACAGGTGAAAACCGTATTGATAATGCTGTGATCTATGAGTCGCCAGCAGTTCAGTTATTAGATGGTGCTTTTAAATTCAATGCTTTACTTGCAACAGGTGAGTCTTCTGGTATTAAACAGACTAGCGGCGGTGCAAAAGTTGCAGGTGGTGGTTTGGGAGATGCATGGTCAGCGACAGTCACCTATGAAAACCCATTGCTGGTTGCGGGTATCGGTTATGACAAAGCGATTCCAAGCACTTTCCTTGGTCGTGGTTTCTTAAATGCAGCTGAACCTGCGATTTCTGGTGGAAGTCTATTTGCAGCTGCCAATACCGTCCGTGCCATTGGTCGAGTTAATCCTGTTGAAGGTTTAGCGCTTAAAGCACTTTATCAGACCTCTAAAGTTGACGCGGTTGCTGGCAATGCATCAGGTTCAGAAAATATTGATGACGCGCAAGGCTGGTTATTGGGTGCTGAATATAATATTCCTCAAGCGAAGAACTGGACAGTAAAAGGTCAATACAGCCAAAATGATACTAGCTTTAAAACCAATACAGCTGATTTTAAAGCAAAACAAGTTATTGCAGGCGCAGACTATGCATTTAACAAACAAGTCAGAACCTATGGTTATGCTGGTTATCTAACGCTTGAGCAAGCAAGCAAAAAGGATAAGCAACCTGTTGCAGGTCTAGGCTTAGAATTTAAATTCTAA
- a CDS encoding phosphoethanolamine transferase encodes MLLQKLKTRPISLLTFNALVAIWLGVFLNFAFYKKMESLTPYTGMKAGFFVLASILVVVAIYNFLFQLLSWKWTAKPLAIALVFIGGFAAYTVNTLGVWITSDQIQNLMQTNVAEARDTWSWHLVVWTLGMTILPIIVILLVKIKPEPVLRQLLKKVIASVLSLAMVAGLLFVFYVDFAAIFRENRDLKGMISPQNMIGSFISYYKKKAPKENLPLVTYGEDAQHVEAAKGLPKLMVLVVGETARAENFSLNGYGKQTNPKLAKQDIINFSQVSSCGTATAVSVPCMFSGMPREDYNERLASHREGLLDIAQRAGYQVTWIDNNSGCKGTCDRVQQFQIPEPIQKKWCKDGECLDEMLVDSLKAYIETIPKDDTRPHLVVLHQMGSHGPAYYKRVPPAYRVFKPTCDTNAIQGCSKEALVNSYDNTLLYTDHILDSLIETLKPTTQYQTGLWYLSDHGESTGESGMYLHGAPYAIAPSQQTHIPMLMWFSNTWQQHAAKQMQCLKQQSNTKLSQDNLFPTMLSLLDVKTKVINSKDDMLQTCPNP; translated from the coding sequence ATGCTGCTACAGAAACTCAAGACAAGACCTATCTCGCTGTTAACTTTTAATGCCTTAGTTGCTATTTGGTTAGGTGTATTTTTAAATTTTGCTTTTTATAAAAAAATGGAGTCTCTTACCCCATATACTGGAATGAAAGCTGGTTTTTTTGTATTGGCTTCTATATTGGTCGTTGTTGCCATATATAACTTTCTTTTCCAGCTTCTAAGCTGGAAATGGACTGCAAAACCACTTGCAATTGCCTTGGTTTTTATTGGAGGCTTTGCTGCTTATACGGTCAATACATTAGGTGTCTGGATTACCTCTGACCAAATTCAAAACTTGATGCAAACCAATGTTGCAGAAGCACGAGATACCTGGTCATGGCATCTTGTGGTATGGACATTAGGTATGACCATCTTGCCGATTATTGTAATCTTGTTGGTGAAGATTAAACCTGAACCTGTACTACGCCAATTATTAAAAAAGGTGATTGCTTCTGTACTTTCTTTAGCTATGGTTGCTGGGCTTTTATTTGTTTTTTATGTTGATTTTGCAGCAATTTTTCGTGAGAACAGAGATCTGAAAGGAATGATTTCTCCTCAAAATATGATCGGATCTTTTATTTCATATTATAAAAAGAAAGCTCCGAAAGAAAATCTCCCATTGGTGACTTATGGTGAAGATGCACAGCATGTAGAAGCGGCAAAAGGTTTACCTAAGCTGATGGTATTGGTTGTGGGTGAAACAGCACGTGCAGAAAATTTTTCACTAAATGGATATGGCAAACAAACCAATCCTAAATTAGCAAAGCAAGACATTATCAACTTTTCCCAAGTCAGTTCTTGCGGTACAGCAACAGCTGTGTCGGTTCCTTGCATGTTCTCTGGTATGCCAAGAGAAGATTATAATGAGCGCCTTGCAAGTCATCGTGAGGGGTTACTTGATATTGCCCAACGAGCAGGTTATCAAGTGACTTGGATTGACAATAATTCTGGTTGTAAAGGTACTTGTGATCGCGTGCAACAATTCCAGATTCCTGAACCGATTCAGAAAAAGTGGTGTAAAGATGGAGAGTGTTTAGATGAGATGCTGGTTGATAGCCTAAAAGCGTATATTGAAACGATTCCAAAAGATGATACCCGACCACATTTGGTGGTATTACATCAAATGGGGAGCCATGGCCCAGCGTATTATAAGCGTGTACCACCAGCCTATCGTGTGTTCAAGCCGACATGTGATACCAATGCTATTCAGGGGTGCAGTAAAGAAGCTTTGGTCAACAGCTATGACAATACTTTGCTTTATACCGACCATATTTTAGATTCATTGATCGAAACATTAAAACCAACAACGCAGTATCAAACAGGTTTGTGGTATTTATCTGATCATGGTGAGTCGACAGGTGAGAGTGGCATGTATTTGCATGGTGCACCTTATGCCATCGCACCCTCTCAGCAGACCCATATCCCAATGCTGATGTGGTTTTCAAATACATGGCAACAACATGCAGCTAAACAGATGCAATGCCTGAAACAACAAAGTAATACTAAGCTCAGCCAAGATAATTTGTTTCCAACAATGCTGAGCCTGCTTGATGTAAAAACTAAAGTAATTAACTCCAAAGATGACATGTTGCAAACATGTCCTAACCCTTAA